The DNA segment aaacaattagaGATACGGTTCAcacatcacattatatatatatatatatatatatacatacatatatatatatatatatatatgtatatttatatgtatatatatacatatatatatatatatatatatatgtgtgtgtgtgtgtgtgtgtgtgttgcaggtGACTTTTGCAACaattcaaagagaaatgcattggAAATGTAACATAAacaaaaattcttttgaaaaagcATTCATCAAATTTTCTTGCCTGACAAAACTTTTCTATTTTTCCGTTTGGTTTCTACatataacaaatattaaaaaatccCTTTATTCTGGCTTGATTTTACTATTATTCATAAATCATGTTTACATAAACTTTAAGTAACTTTAAAGTTTTCAATGCTGAGAGGAAGGTAATAATGGTAAACGGTTGATTTTCTACTCCAAATGTATGGCCTTTTAGGGAGATTTTTGACAAATGGTTTTCATCTTGAGCAAGGAGACCTATTTTGTTATTCACCAACTATGGACTGATTCACACTGCActgtcacgtcacatcacatcacgtcgcGTCACGGTGCGGTGCGGTGCGGTGATGTGATGGTGACGAACTGTTTAATGTGAAGACGTCaatttatataaatgaaagaaattttGACAGAACGGTGACATGACGTAATGTGATGTGACGTGataaatagtgtgaatacatagaacGGGTTACAGAATGGTGACGTGAtatgatgtgatgtgacgtgatgtgaTATGACGTGAATAGTGTAAATACATAGAAAGGTTGATGGAACAGTGATATGACGTGCTGGAATGTGACGTgggatgtgatgtgacgtgatgaatagtgtggatacatagcacggttgacggaacggtgacgtgacgtgatgtgatgtgacgtgtgATGTGACATgaggaatagtgtgaatacatagcacggttgacggaacggtgacgtgacgtgatgtgatatgACGTGTGATGTGATATgaggaatagtgtgaatacataacaCGGTTGACAGAACGGAGATGTGACGTGATGTGTTGTGATGTGTGATGTGATGTGACTTGATGAATactgtgaatacatagcacggttgagagaacggtgacgtgacgtgacatgACGTGACGTGATGCGATGTGACGTGATTTGAGGTGACgtaatgaatagtgtgaatacttCGTAGCATGGTTGAAGGAACGGTGACGTGacatgatgtgatgtgacgtgatgtgatgtgatgtgacgtaatgagatgtgatgtgatgtgacgtaatgtgatgtgacgtgatgaaaaGTGTAAATACATAGCAAGGCTGACGGAACGGTGAGGTGACATGACATGATGTGaggtgatgtgatgaatagtgtgaattcaCAGCAGGGATGACGGAATGGTGAGGgcatgtgatgtgatgtgacgtaaTGAAAAGTGTGAATACACAGCACGGCTGACAGAATGGTGACATGACATGACGTGTTGCgatgtgacgtgatgtgatgtgacgtaatgaatagtgtgaatacatagcatggtatACGAAACGGtaacgtgacgtgacgtgatgtgacatAACGTAATGGTGCTGTGTGAATCTACCTTATATTGTTAGAAAGAGTTCTCTAGCTTACTCGTGTACTGATAAGCAAATAGTTCCCAGGAGAGTTGGCAAAAAGTAGAAAAAACATGTTTTCATAAAATGGATATGCGTTACTTTACCGGAACTCATTGGATGAAAGGAAtaacttttgtatatatcatgcagTTTCAATAAATAACCAAGAAATATATACATGACTTTATTgtattagatattttaataaaatgtaaatatataagtgaatgtacatttatatatatatatgtatatatttatgtatgtatatatatatatatatatatatataaatacatatatatatatatatatatatataaatatataaatatatatatatatatatatatatgtatatatatatatatatatataaatacacattatatatataaataatatatatatatatataatatatatatatatatatatatatatatatcaataaaataaacacatatatacccaCAAACGAGTGAATTACATTTCATATCACGGGTTGATATGTCATATTATTAGAATCTACAAAACTTGATAATCTTTATGATAATATGGATAATACGGCTGTTCATTTATAACAGTAAAGGATGTGCAACATAACATTTGTCCCTTCATGTGACATtcctcaataaaatataaaaaaagcagtAATCTTAAGAAATGTGATTCCTGAATATTAGTAATTTcattgaaattaatgaaatatagtttgaagacATTTCACTGGGGCACACtactctaacttatttctcttcctcttgttttgataacgtttttatagtttatatagatgtttattttaatgatgttgctcttcttaaaatattttatttttctttgtttccttttatcactgagcttttttccctattggagctcatgggcttatagcatcctgcttttccagctagcgttgtagcaagtagtagtagtagtagcagtaataataataataataataataataataataataataataataataataataataataataataataataaagaagtctTTTATTCTGGGATAAATGTGTTATCTTAACTTGCTTTACCTCAAATGGAGGAAAATAAACGTCTGTTTAAGCTGATTGGGCTAAGCCAGAGAGACATGTAACCTAGCGAGATATCAGGGTAATGTTCAAAGACACTTCACAGAAAATCATCTCATTATTGGACATTTCATGGATTATCAAGCGGGGTCTCGGCCAGAAATTCAGGGAATATAGGTGATATTGCAGGGATTTAAGGACTTTGAGATTAAGGGATTTAGGGATTTAGACCAAAATTAGGGCTTTGCTCTCTACCTAATTATCTGTAAAGACTaattagatatgaaaaaaatatagatataaatgtatttgACGTTTATAATTCTACTTTTAATG comes from the Palaemon carinicauda isolate YSFRI2023 chromosome 16, ASM3689809v2, whole genome shotgun sequence genome and includes:
- the LOC137655927 gene encoding uncharacterized protein, which produces MSHHVTSRYRFVYHAMYSHYSLRHITSRHIATRHVMSPFCQPCCVFTLFITSHHITCPHHSVIPAVNSHYSSHHLTSCHVTSPFRQPCYVFTLFITSHHITSHHITSHYVTSHHITSHHIMSRHRSFNHATKYSHYSLRHLKSRHIASRHVMSRHVTVLSTVLCIHSIHQVTSHHTSQHITSHLRSVNRVMYSHYSSYHITRHITSRHVTVPSTVLCIHTIPHVTSHVTSHHVTSPFRQPCYVSTLFITSHHIPRHIPARHITVPSTFLCIYTIHVISHHVTSHHITSPFFRHHHITAPHRTVTRRDVIYPREGNAREWCPVDPAQRAMKGVISKLRGQGEVSALVVHTKTLPKNGSQSGKVKVRDSPEAIEQRRW